GCGGCCGTTGGTGGCGGTGAGCGGTCCTTCGGGTCGGAGCGGTGTTGTCTGCTGTGGTGGTCGGAGCGGTGTCTGTTGTGGTTGGAATCTAGTTTGTCGGGCTCCAAATCCGAGTCCTATCCCATTAGATGCTGTGGTTGAGTCGGGATTCACCGATGGCATGATCTTTAGCCGTATGGCTTCTCGTTTTACCCAGCCATATGCAACGTCTATTGGAGGCGTTGGACTCTCCTTTAGGATGTCCCGTCTGGTTCCTTCGAATTGGGAGTTTAATCCCGCCAAGAATTTGTACAATCTCTTCTGATTGATAATGTCTCGATACTCACATATTCCTTTATCGCAGCAGGTGATGGTCTTGGTTTGGCATCGATCAATTTTGATCCAAATCCCGTGCAGTGTCCTCTAGTAGGTCTCCAGATCCGTGTCCCCTTGGACAATCCGGCTGGCCTTGTCCTCCAAATCGTATATCATGTATGAATCTGTCGTGCTTTGGTATGTTGTGGCCAAGCTATCCCAAATGGCCTTCGCACTTTGGTGGTGTGCGAAATCTGCCACGATTTCGATCTCCATGTTGTCCACGATCCAGTAAAAAACCACCAAATTGGTTTCTTCCCACTCCAGATAATTCTTATCGGTTGGTTTCGGGGGTTCCGGCACTCCGGTGATGTGCCGCAACGCCCTTCGGCTCCCGATGGCTACCCGCATGAGTCGGGCCCATAGGGCATAATTCCTTCCATTTAATTTGAATGCTACTGTGACATTCTTGCTTGCTCTGAGTTTGAGATCACCGGTCTTGACATCTTCTTCGTCTGCCATTTCAGGTTCGGTTCGTCCGTCACCGCCTTCTGGTCGGGACAGGTATTCGGGCTGTGATGAAATTATCTTCTGAGCCTTTGATTATttggctctgatgccatgttagAAGGGATAAACTTTATTCATTCAAGTGTGTATACAAACTGTGGAGGTACACGCCTAAAATAGGCAAAGGAAATTTACATATGGTAAGATATTACCATGATTTACCTTAGCTAAAATTAGGGAAGAATAATTAGAATTAATTCCGTGATCTTTTCATATCTTCCGTAATCTTGCATATCTTCAACACAATCGATTACAGTAAAaacaacaatcaatcaaattATTTGAATCCTCGTAATCCTCCAGCTTAGTAGCGAAAAAAACAACGCATAATTAGATTGTATCTTCAGGTCAAGGCGCTTCTCCCAGCCGAGTGAGAAAataatagagagagagagagagtaatagAGGCAGAGGTCGAGAGTTCGCCTTTTTGAACTTCTTTCGGCGTTCTTCGTCACAAGCTTCGCACAGGATTGTCGGCGGGGAGCTCAGCGGCACTAAGCAATGGTCAAGCTCGAGGCGCTGCCGTGCTGAAGAGAGAAAgaagtggtggtggtggtggtggcgccCCAATTTTGGATTCTCGGGAGCTCAGCTACAATGGTCGAGAGTTTGGCtggaattcaattttgaatACGGCTTGTCAAGGAAGAACGCGCTGCGTTGGGGGATGTAATTAATCTTAAATCTAAATGTAATTAATAAAATctgtaaattaataaaaattaattactaagAAAATTCAGTGTCAGACTATATCCGCCACAaactgaattaaaaaaaatcaaatatatttAATGACGAAATAATTTGAcacaaattaaatttttttaaaaaaaactacaaatacaATAAATTAGTGTCAGAACTATATCCGTCTCTAAAttgatattataaaaaatttgaaatatatttaatgacaaaaaaatcTGCTAATAATTTaacaattacaaaaataaactaaaaataaaataaattttagtgtCGGACCAAAATACGTCactaaatcaaaatttaaaaaagtttcTAATATATTTATTGACGAAATAGTCTGCCActaattaaaaatcacaaaaacaaaataaaataatttactgACGGTATCATCCGTCACTAtcatagaaataaaatattattttcagaAACTCATTCCGTCACTAATTCCGCCAATAATTAAAGAAGGATAACTGTCCGTCACTAATTCCGTCAGTATATCACACTTTTTTGGTAGTGTATGCTCTTGCGGAAGTGAAGTGAGGAATGCTAATGGAATCCTTTTTTAATTGTAAATATCAGTTTCGTGGAGCTTTCTATTTTGATCGATTtctataattcaaaattaaattttagtttgGAGAGGAATTGACGAAATCCTTCTCTTTTTATTTATACCAAAggaaatattataaacaattgATTTTCCTAGAGAATCAGGCACTTGAGCTTACttgtcaaaataaaataaagattatTAATATACATATTGTACTTGAAATATGCAACTCCAATTCTACCTAAGGCTATGGTAGGAACTAGgaattaaagataatttataaggaaaagtaaaaaaataaagaacaatTCTAACCCAAAAATCTCACAAGAGAAAAGTCCTCCACAATGTTATTCTACGAGGAATAATAATTTAAGGTCAATGATTCCCCTTAGTCTACTAATCCTTCATGGATCCACCTGCATTTCAAGCAGATTAAGATATCAGATTATTACAAGATAAGATCCTTAAGCATTTCATTGAACATGatccaagaaatgaaagaaCTCACCTTTAAAAAAATCAACCCTTACCTAAATTTACATGCAAAACAGATGTGCATCATTAGACTGAGAACTGCTCCTTCGACAGCTTCGGTGTCACCTTTAGAACGATATCATCGTAAGGTTTCTCTTGACGAACATCTACAAGCCCACAATTCTTCAAAACCTGAACATTGTTATCAATAAATCAGTATGAGGCTGCTCCTTTACTATCATTTTGATGATAATCTATGTATACTTCCTTTTCTAAAAGTAATGCGTAGGATTCAACACGTACCAACGTCTCATAGAACATCCGCGCACATATTTTTCTTGGTTTGTCATTCAGAATCTTTTCCAAAGTGAGATTTTCAGACGATTCTTCTAAACTGCTTGAGATAGGGGTTGCTGACTGTTTTTTCAAGTACTGAGCTACAGCCCTGCATTCAGAAAACAAATGCAATTTCGACATTACAGAAAATTCATTGCGCTATTATCCTAAATACCAAAGCTTGGTCTACAAACTTAAGATGCAAATGGGGGCAGAGGAGACAACGTTGCTTACCTTGTTCGTGAAGACAATGCACTAAGCTCTGGGGTACTTTGATTCCCTGGGAAAACACCTACTTGTGGTGTTCCTTGCGATCCTAATCAAATGCAGGTAATAAACCTCACTATCTTATCTTAGCTTCAAGCCCAAGATGTGACAGCAGAAAATTCATGAATCCGCAAACTTACCAGCTGGAGAATCGTCATCCTGCTCTAGAAACCCAAGATCCTGTTgatgtaaagaaaaaaaatatgataagAGAATGCGAAAGTTAGACTAATCTTTCAAGAATATAATATGAGCATAGAGCACGTACTCCGCCGGAAGGCACAAGCTCAGGTATATCAGAAAGGACTGTGTTGTCAAATCGCATATCACTGTCACAGAATGCATCTGGGGTTCTCATTCCCGAATCAAGATTCCCAGATGCTCCCACATCAGATGTTGGTAATGTTCGATCAGTCATTTCCAGGTGTTCGGATAGCAAATCAGCATTGGATTTATCAGGAGTGAAATGGCTTCTTCCACTTGGAGAAGGTACTGGAGTAGAAAAGGATGGCATAAATATCTCTGGTGAAGCACGATCATTATTGCGAAGGACTTCAATCTCAATATCGTTGTCATGCCTAGATGAAGAGGGTTTTTCAACATTTGCCTCTTGAGATGTTTCCTGGATGGTAACTAGATGATTTTTAGCACAGTCTTCACTGTATATACCCTGCAGCTCAGCCGAAGACCCTGCCGAAGAACGTTCATGGTTAAGATGGGAAACTGGGCAGAGTGAaattaatgtattaaaaatatgacAACTATGACTGACCGGTTACATAGGGTTCAACAAATAAACCTTCCTTCCTTAACCGTCTCCTGTTGTTTCGTTTCCAGATTGAAAGAGAAGTTAAGGGACAATTCCTTCTTTCCCGGAGGATATCACTGGTATCTTCTAGTGCATTCTTAACGTACCTGAAAATTTCCTAACATTAGTGGGGGGAAACATATATTTCAAACTGATAGCATGGGTCGTATGGTAAATCATACTCGTTGCTCAGAACAGTTGTCGTATCATAAGGCTGCTTTCTTTTCCTTCTAACTTTTTCCTTTGCCACAGGAGGAGTTGGTTGAATTTCCATCTCAGGAGTTGGTTGGAGTTCCAATTCCGGTGAATGGTGGGCTGCAAAAACAAGATACATGTTAGTGATGCATACATTGTTAAGTCGACCACATTAATCACATATTGCACCCACCAAAAGGTATTTGAGAATCCAAGTGCACAGGCGAGTGTTGTTCTCCATGGTTATGGGATGAAGAAAAGCGTGCATCAGGTAACACCACTTCTTCTCTAACTGGAGTTTGCATCTCCTTATTATCTCGGATGATTTGATCCTCCAGAAATTTGTCAGGAAGAGCACGTTCAGGCAGTATTGGTGAATTATTGAAATCAAAACCATATTGAGCATCACGCATGATTTCTATACTTTGTGTATCTTGTGGGGTTCTACTTCCAAATGCTCCTACATTATTACTACGAGACGGAGTCTCAAAACCAGCAGCAGATGCATCAAACTCGCCATGAGGAAAACTTGGTATATCTTGTGGGGTTCTACTTCCAAATGCTCCTAACTTATTACTAT
This sequence is a window from Salvia splendens isolate huo1 chromosome 14, SspV2, whole genome shotgun sequence. Protein-coding genes within it:
- the LOC121763754 gene encoding sister chromatid cohesion 1 protein 3-like is translated as MFYSHTFLARKGPLGTVWCAAHLQHKLRKSHYVKTNVSTTVEKIMNPEVPIALRMSGHLLLGVVRIYSKQVDYFFEDCNEIRITINRVFTTVSVNLPSDATQAPLHSVTLPEKFNLDNIELDDYCLDWREDSHLKSRDEITLTEQIPTGKDPYIVISVDEHDLRTSSSMEETSGSGPTPMEEDDVPHGEFDASAAGFGTPSHSNKLGAFGSRTPQDIPSFPHGEFDASAAGFETPSRSNNVGAFGSRTPQDTQSIEIMRDAQYGFDFNNSPILPERALPDKFLEDQIIRDNKEMQTPVREEVVLPDARFSSSHNHGEQHSPVHLDSQIPFAHHSPELELQPTPEMEIQPTPPVAKEKVRRKRKQPYDTTTVLSNEYVKNALEDTSDILRERRNCPLTSLSIWKRNNRRRLRKEGLFVEPYVTGSSAELQGIYSEDCAKNHLVTIQETSQEANVEKPSSSRHDNDIEIEVLRNNDRASPEIFMPSFSTPVPSPSGRSHFTPDKSNADLLSEHLEMTDRTLPTSDVGASGNLDSGMRTPDAFCDSDMRFDNTVLSDIPELVPSGGDLGFLEQDDDSPAGSQGTPQVGVFPGNQSTPELSALSSRTRAVAQYLKKQSATPISSSLEESSENLTLEKILNDKPRKICARMFYETLVLKNCGLVDVRQEKPYDDIVLKVTPKLSKEQFSV